The following proteins are co-located in the Sandaracinaceae bacterium genome:
- a CDS encoding AraC family transcriptional regulator → MTPLERIQAHARAHATREGRISSVHPDVHYFRADRPFGPKPVSTGGVVMAVVAEREKVLELSDGQRLRYAPGEYLFFTREARYTSFIERATPARPYISVGLTIDPDVIAQTVLAIDDVREREPGADTDAWAERMDDALAESFCRLLDSLADPVERRVLTPLIVREIVFRLLLSEHAGPLRRAVRADDPRIRDAMQFAREHAADALTVEDLAKRVAMSPSHFAHRFREIARMSPMRFVKNVRLGQARLRMVRDGLGASEAALAVGYASPSHFTRDFKSQYGATPAAYARELRARLTG, encoded by the coding sequence GTGACCCCGCTCGAGAGGATCCAGGCGCACGCCCGCGCGCACGCGACGCGCGAAGGGCGCATCAGCTCGGTGCACCCGGACGTCCACTACTTCCGCGCCGATCGCCCGTTCGGGCCCAAGCCCGTCAGCACGGGCGGGGTGGTGATGGCGGTCGTCGCCGAGCGCGAGAAGGTCCTCGAGCTCTCGGACGGCCAGCGTCTCCGCTACGCGCCGGGCGAGTACCTCTTCTTCACCCGCGAGGCGCGCTACACCTCCTTCATCGAGCGCGCGACGCCGGCCCGGCCGTACATCTCCGTCGGCCTGACCATCGACCCGGACGTCATCGCGCAGACCGTGCTCGCCATCGACGACGTGCGCGAGCGAGAGCCGGGCGCGGACACCGACGCGTGGGCCGAGCGCATGGACGACGCGCTCGCGGAGTCCTTCTGCCGCTTGCTCGACTCGCTGGCCGACCCGGTCGAGCGGCGCGTGCTGACCCCGCTCATCGTGCGCGAGATCGTCTTCCGCCTCCTCCTGAGCGAGCACGCGGGCCCGCTGAGGAGGGCCGTCCGCGCCGACGACCCGCGCATCCGCGACGCCATGCAGTTCGCGCGAGAGCACGCCGCGGACGCGCTCACCGTCGAGGATCTGGCCAAGCGCGTCGCGATGAGCCCGTCGCACTTCGCGCATCGCTTCCGGGAGATCGCGCGCATGAGCCCCATGCGCTTCGTGAAGAACGTCCGCCTCGGCCAGGCGCGCCTGCGCATGGTGCGCGACGGCCTCGGCGCCTCCGAAGCCGCGCTCGCCGTCGGCTACGCCAGCCCCTCGCACTTCACCCGCGACTTCAAGTCCCAGTACGGCGCGACCCCGGCCGCCTACGCCCGCGAGCTCCGCGCCCGCCTCACGGGCTGA